In Candidatus Korarchaeota archaeon NZ13-K, the following proteins share a genomic window:
- a CDS encoding thioesterase gives MGLERGLRGTFEFKVEERFSTGHLGVSVLSTPGMIAMMELASMRLVQPYLDEGSTTVGTKVCVEHKAPAPAGATVTVVTELIGVEGRRLEFAVSAHWGERLLGEGVHERYVVNKERFVAKLKEEST, from the coding sequence ATGGGGCTGGAACGGGGACTCAGGGGTACATTCGAGTTCAAGGTCGAGGAGAGGTTCTCCACGGGGCATCTCGGCGTCTCAGTGCTCTCCACGCCAGGGATGATAGCGATGATGGAACTTGCCTCGATGAGGCTGGTCCAGCCTTATCTAGATGAGGGGAGCACCACGGTCGGCACTAAGGTCTGCGTCGAGCACAAGGCGCCCGCCCCCGCTGGCGCCACGGTGACCGTGGTGACCGAGCTCATAGGCGTCGAGGGGAGGAGGTTGGAGTTCGCGGTCTCGGCTCACTGGGGGGAGAGGCTCCTAGGGGAGGGGGTGCATGAGAGGTATGTTGTGAATAAGGAGAGGTTCGTCGCTAAGCTCAAGGAGGAGTCCACTTGA